One Equus caballus isolate H_3958 breed thoroughbred chromosome 17, TB-T2T, whole genome shotgun sequence DNA window includes the following coding sequences:
- the POLR1D gene encoding protein POLR1D isoform X2: MGPMGWMKCPLAGTNKRFLINTIKNTLPSHKEQDQEQKEGSEEPAKSQTQKEENRKQRRSHPYKHGFPARGAASRSPPRKRSSQEKYEKRPSKR, translated from the coding sequence gaTGAAGTGTCCTCTTGCTGGTACAAATAAAAGATTTCTAATTAACACAATTAAGAACACACTGCCCTCCCATAAAGAGCAAGACCAAGAACAAAAAGAGGGCAGTGAGGAACCTGCGAAAAGCCAGACCCAGAAGGAAGAAAACCGGAAGCAGCGCAGGAGCCACCCTTACAAGCACGGCTTCCCGGCTCGCGGCGCGGCCAGCCGTTCTCCACCAAGGAAGCGGAGCAGCCAGGAGAAGTACGAAAAGCGGCCGAGCAAGCGGTGA